The nucleotide window CTCTTCCAGCAAGAGATACAGCTGCTGTAAACATTGGCTGACCTCCTGCAGGGACTCTGTCAGTTGTCTTACAGTTGTATGGGGCATCACTGACCCTCCATCTACTTATCGACACAATGTCCTTGTTTCACAAGCAGCAAGAGAGGATTTCCTTCCCGGAGCGCAGCCCAATACCGCAGTTGCAGACTCAGCGGTTGAGCAGAGGCAGAGCCAGCCCATTTTGTACAGTCTTTCTGGGACCACTTTTCAGGCGCGGCAAAGAAGCAGGCTGCGGCTCCTTCTCTCCAGTCTGCTCGACAGCAGGGCTCAGCTGCTTGTACATGAGTTCCGCCAGGCCGAGGCCGGAGCCCCGAGCAATGCCTCTGCAAAACTCCTGGTCCAGGAAGTCCTGGAACATCTCCTCCCCCTGGCCACCATGAAACAGCTCGCATTTGCTGATGGTCTTGCGCAGCCCTCTTACTATCTGATGCAGGAGCACGGCTTCGAATTCCCCGCAGGCCCTGCGCAGAGCCTGCTTCTGGTCTCCATCCTCCTGGAGGTGAAAGTCCAGGGCGCTGCCCATGCCTGCTGCTCCATCAATCATCTGTGGCCTCCTTCAGACCATTCCCTGTTGCTTGTTGTCCATCTTCGGCCTCTTCCGATAAACAGCTGCTTTGCAACTTCATGGAAAGGCCAGTTGTTCGACCAGATCCACGAGCAATACGGTAGTCATGATCAGATGATCTGCAGTTCCGCCTGCAGGGCGCCGGCTGCTTTCAAGGCCTGAAAAATGCTGATAAGATCTCGCGGAGTGGCGCCAACTGCATTGAGGGCCTGCACTACTTCGCCGATGTTGGCACCCTCTTTAACCAACAGCAATCTCTTGGTGCCCTCCTGCACCTGCACATCACTTTCAGGGGTTACCACCGTACGGCCTCTCCTGGCAAAAGGCGCTGGCTGGCTCACGTTGCGGGTCTCCTTGATCTGGATGCTCAAACTGCCGTGGGCCACAGCCACCGTGGAAATTCTCACATTCTCGCCCATTACTACGGTGCCGGTCCGTTCATCCACCACAACTCTGGCCTTGCTGTCAGGAATGATTTCGATCTGCTCGAGGCGGGCCATGAGACCCACCAGATCTTCTCTAGCCGAGGCCGGCACTTCCAACCTTATGGTGCCAGCGTCTATGGCCCTTGCCACCTCTCCTTGCAGGTATTTGTTGATTGCCGCTACAGTGCGAGTTGCCGTGGTAAAATCCGGATGAAACAGGTTTATTCCTATGGTGCTCTCGACGCTGAAATTGTATGGCAGCTCCCTTTCCACTGTTGCCCCTTCGGGGATGCGGCCCACCGTAGGGAAGTTTTTTTGCACCCCGCCGCCTGCAGCGCCTACAGCCTTGAAGCCTCCAATCGAGACCGCTCCCTGCGCCAGGGCGTATACCTGGCCATCCACACCTTTGAGGGGCGTGAGCAACAGGGTGCCGCCCTGGAGACTCTCAGCGTCTCCCAGGGAGGAGACCAGTACATCCAGCTTGCTGCCCCGGCGCGCAAAGGAGGGAAGATCTGCCGTCACCATCACAGCAGCCACATTATCCACTTTCACCTGCTCACGCGGCACATCCACCCCCAGGCGCTCCAGCATGTTGACCAGGGTTTGCACGGTAAATTTAGTTCCCTTGCCGTCTCCGGTGCCTTCCAAACCAACCACCAGGCCATAGCCGATGAGCTGATTCGAACGCATTCCCTGGACCGCGGCCATATCTTTCAGGCGTACGGCAGCAGCCTGATCACAGATTCCCCAAGCAAGAAAAATTGCCACAAAGATCAAGGCAAGCACTCTGTAGCTGTCGTATGTCCGTCTCACGTCTTCACTCCAGAAACCAAGTGGTTGCTCAGCAGGCGCTCAAAATGGCCAGACAATATCCAGCACTCGCGCCAACCAGCCGGGCCTCTGCTTTTCACTCACCACTCCCTTGCCATAGTATTCAATCCTGGCGTCAGCAATGAGACTGGAAAGCACGGTATTGTCGACAGTGATGTCCTCTGGCCGCACCATGCCGCTGAGCACGATGATCTGGTCCTCATTGTTCACTCTGATCTGCCGGCTGCCCCTGATGATCATATTGCCGTTGGCCATGACCTTCACCACTTTGGCGGAGATGGAGGCAACCATGGTTTCGTTGCGCGTGGTACTGCCGGAGCCGTCAAAGTCGTTTATGGTGTGTGCCCTGATCATGTGATCAGGATCGAAGCCGTACGACTCGTTCCAGTGGTCTTTCAGCCAATTCTCATAGCCGAAAAAATTGTTGATTCCCAGATCGACCTTAGAATCTCGAGCAGTACTGGTCTTGGCTTCTTTGCTGGCTTTGGCAGTCTCGACAATCTTGATTCTGACAATATCACCCACATTGCGCGCTCGAAAATCGCTGAACAGAGAGGTGTTCTGGCCATGCTGCCACAGTC belongs to Deltaproteobacteria bacterium and includes:
- a CDS encoding flagellar basal body P-ring protein FlgI, translating into MLALIFVAIFLAWGICDQAAAVRLKDMAAVQGMRSNQLIGYGLVVGLEGTGDGKGTKFTVQTLVNMLERLGVDVPREQVKVDNVAAVMVTADLPSFARRGSKLDVLVSSLGDAESLQGGTLLLTPLKGVDGQVYALAQGAVSIGGFKAVGAAGGGVQKNFPTVGRIPEGATVERELPYNFSVESTIGINLFHPDFTTATRTVAAINKYLQGEVARAIDAGTIRLEVPASAREDLVGLMARLEQIEIIPDSKARVVVDERTGTVVMGENVRISTVAVAHGSLSIQIKETRNVSQPAPFARRGRTVVTPESDVQVQEGTKRLLLVKEGANIGEVVQALNAVGATPRDLISIFQALKAAGALQAELQII
- a CDS encoding rod-binding protein; the protein is MIDGAAGMGSALDFHLQEDGDQKQALRRACGEFEAVLLHQIVRGLRKTISKCELFHGGQGEEMFQDFLDQEFCRGIARGSGLGLAELMYKQLSPAVEQTGEKEPQPASLPRLKSGPRKTVQNGLALPLLNR
- a CDS encoding flagellar basal body L-ring protein FlgH, whose protein sequence is MSLVFRRMLAILLLCLMSGCAGTPVVDQQAGLDLSRFAEPPTKEELPPDAGLWQHGQNTSLFSDFRARNVGDIVRIKIVETAKASKEAKTSTARDSKVDLGINNFFGYENWLKDHWNESYGFDPDHMIRAHTINDFDGSGSTTRNETMVASISAKVVKVMANGNMIIRGSRQIRVNNEDQIIVLSGMVRPEDITVDNTVLSSLIADARIEYYGKGVVSEKQRPGWLARVLDIVWPF